One genomic window of Luteitalea pratensis includes the following:
- a CDS encoding arsenic metallochaperone ArsD family protein, whose amino-acid sequence MVSLRVVRHVPPPLVGVIGAVPDRRSTAFEDALDWLEAAGVLVERVDTDAYAQSTVDIAVPTAMALPAVFMNGDVVSEGRFLTRHELAHLVAEATAKPPAALVRAVAAVGAAAAVGAADAIATAVRDAKANGLAEGLIDIALRTGTDVRRAHRSAPAA is encoded by the coding sequence ATGGTGTCACTCAGAGTCGTCCGTCACGTTCCACCACCGCTCGTCGGTGTCATTGGCGCAGTGCCTGACCGCAGGTCAACGGCGTTCGAAGATGCGCTGGATTGGCTGGAAGCGGCCGGTGTCTTGGTAGAGCGCGTCGACACAGACGCCTACGCGCAATCGACGGTGGACATCGCCGTCCCCACGGCGATGGCGTTGCCGGCGGTGTTCATGAACGGAGACGTCGTATCCGAAGGACGGTTTCTGACACGGCACGAGCTGGCGCACCTCGTCGCCGAAGCGACCGCGAAGCCACCAGCGGCACTCGTGCGCGCCGTGGCGGCAGTCGGTGCGGCGGCCGCCGTGGGCGCCGCCGACGCCATCGCGACGGCCGTGCGTGACGCGAAAGCAAACGGACTGGCCGAGGGGCTGATCGACATCGCCCTGCGAACCGGAACTGACGTACGCAGGGCTCACCGCTCAGCACCCGCTGCGTGA
- a CDS encoding metallophosphoesterase family protein, which translates to MRIAIISDIHGNLQALDAVLADLRTRPVDAVYCLGDLVGYAAHPNEVTERVRAEGIPTIMGNYDDGVGFERDECGCAYTNPVDKALGDRSLAWTKATVTSENKAFLRTLVSEIRFDADGRRVLLVHGSPRRVNEYLFEDRPISSFQRLAASSQADIIVFGHTHKPYTKLVDDVLFVNAGSVGKPKDGDWRACYSILDGADTTNPVAFIRVPYDVASEAAAIRASDLPDKFAVDIETGGASIVTPA; encoded by the coding sequence ATGCGCATCGCGATCATCAGCGACATCCACGGCAATCTGCAGGCGCTCGACGCGGTACTGGCCGATCTGCGGACACGGCCAGTGGATGCGGTGTACTGCCTTGGCGATCTGGTGGGCTACGCCGCTCACCCGAATGAAGTCACCGAGCGGGTTCGAGCCGAAGGCATCCCCACGATCATGGGCAACTACGACGATGGCGTGGGTTTCGAGCGAGACGAGTGCGGGTGCGCGTACACGAACCCCGTCGACAAGGCGCTCGGCGATCGGTCGCTCGCGTGGACGAAGGCGACAGTCACGTCAGAGAACAAGGCGTTCTTGCGCACCCTGGTGAGCGAGATCCGGTTCGACGCGGACGGCAGGCGCGTGCTCCTCGTCCACGGGAGTCCGCGGCGGGTCAACGAGTACCTGTTCGAAGACCGGCCGATCTCGAGCTTCCAGCGGCTGGCCGCGTCCTCGCAGGCGGACATCATCGTGTTCGGCCATACACACAAGCCGTACACGAAGCTCGTCGACGATGTGCTCTTCGTGAATGCGGGATCGGTCGGCAAGCCGAAGGACGGCGACTGGCGCGCGTGCTACAGCATCCTGGACGGAGCGGACACCACGAATCCTGTGGCGTTCATCCGCGTTCCGTATGACGTGGCGAGCGAGGCGGCCGCGATCCGGGCCAGTGACCTGCCCGACAAGTTCGCGGTGGACATCGAAACTGGCGGCGCTTCGATTGTTACGCCTGCATGA
- a CDS encoding helix-turn-helix transcriptional regulator, producing MRPVLSNRPASVLDAGAPGLDLSRRFALSEAEAAQYLGMSRAWLKKARTARFRAAIDAPPFVQAGARRVVYRRRDLEDWVQAHVSKQC from the coding sequence ATGAGGCCGGTACTGTCGAACAGGCCGGCGTCCGTGCTCGATGCTGGTGCGCCTGGACTAGATCTCTCACGTCGCTTCGCCCTGAGTGAAGCCGAAGCGGCGCAGTACCTGGGTATGAGTCGCGCGTGGCTCAAGAAGGCGCGCACGGCGCGGTTCAGAGCAGCGATTGATGCGCCGCCATTCGTGCAGGCTGGCGCCAGGCGGGTCGTGTATCGCCGCCGCGATCTCGAGGACTGGGTGCAAGCGCACGTCAGCAAGCAATGCTGA
- a CDS encoding DinB family protein → MTNEQAVFLADHYVSLMSGEVKTTLKVLGAVTEDGRSYRPDEKSRTAWELATHVAQSDVWFLNGVINGRFGSDGDAAESQRAGFGSIADVVRFYEREVPACLERVRAMSPEDLLRTVDFFGVVQWPAVKFLGLANNHGIHHRGQLTAYLRGLGSKVPAMYGGSADEPFTR, encoded by the coding sequence ATGACCAACGAACAGGCTGTATTCCTTGCCGATCACTACGTCTCGCTGATGAGCGGCGAGGTGAAGACAACGCTGAAGGTGCTGGGGGCGGTGACCGAAGACGGCCGCTCGTATCGTCCCGACGAGAAGTCGCGGACGGCGTGGGAGCTCGCGACCCACGTGGCGCAGAGCGACGTCTGGTTCCTCAACGGTGTGATCAACGGCCGTTTCGGCAGCGACGGCGATGCAGCCGAGTCGCAACGGGCCGGGTTCGGGTCGATCGCGGATGTCGTGCGATTCTACGAGCGCGAGGTGCCGGCCTGTCTCGAGCGGGTCCGCGCGATGTCGCCCGAAGACCTGCTGCGCACCGTGGACTTCTTCGGCGTCGTCCAGTGGCCGGCGGTGAAGTTCCTCGGCCTGGCCAACAATCACGGCATCCACCACCGTGGCCAGCTCACGGCCTACCTGCGCGGGCTGGGCTCGAAGGTGCCGGCGATGTACGGCGGCAGTGCGGACGAACCGTTCACGCGGTAG
- a CDS encoding ABC transporter permease, protein MRPRHPLIELTLSRFKEFLREPEAVFWVFAFPVLLACALGLAFRNQGAPDVLVGVLRGGAVPHAAIVSTLEHVKGVRVRVVDRGEADVALRNGAIHLLVVPGVPVTYELDPSRPESRVSRFVVDDVLQGAAGRRAAVPVADRLVTVPGSRYIDWVVPGLLGMNIMGTGMWSVAFSVVNSRVRKLLKRLIATPMRRRDYLLSHMASRLIFLVLEVGLLLGFAVPVFGIPVNGSWLLLGALCVLGALAFSGLGLLVASRAQTVEGVSGLMNLVMVPMWVFSGVFFASENFPEAMQPFISLLPLTALNQALRGVMIDGSGLPTLTPQVTILVGWTLVSFTAALRLFRWR, encoded by the coding sequence ATGCGTCCCCGTCATCCGCTCATCGAGCTGACCCTCTCGCGATTCAAGGAGTTCCTCCGGGAGCCCGAAGCCGTGTTCTGGGTCTTCGCGTTCCCGGTCCTGCTGGCGTGCGCGCTCGGCCTGGCGTTCCGCAACCAGGGCGCGCCCGACGTGCTCGTCGGCGTGCTCCGAGGCGGGGCAGTGCCGCACGCGGCGATCGTCTCGACGCTCGAGCACGTCAAGGGCGTGCGCGTGCGCGTCGTCGATCGGGGCGAAGCCGACGTCGCCTTGCGCAACGGCGCGATTCACCTCCTCGTGGTGCCTGGCGTGCCAGTCACCTACGAACTCGATCCGAGCCGTCCGGAAAGTCGTGTCAGCCGATTCGTCGTGGACGACGTCCTGCAGGGGGCCGCGGGTCGCCGGGCGGCAGTGCCTGTCGCGGACCGGCTCGTGACGGTGCCGGGCTCTCGCTACATCGACTGGGTGGTGCCCGGGTTGCTGGGCATGAACATCATGGGCACGGGCATGTGGAGCGTCGCCTTCTCGGTGGTCAACTCGCGGGTGCGCAAGCTGCTCAAGCGGCTCATCGCCACGCCGATGCGCCGGCGCGACTACCTGCTGTCGCACATGGCCTCGCGTCTCATCTTCCTGGTGCTGGAAGTGGGGCTGCTCCTGGGGTTCGCGGTGCCGGTCTTCGGCATCCCGGTCAACGGGTCCTGGCTGTTATTGGGCGCGCTCTGCGTGCTCGGCGCGCTGGCGTTCTCGGGGCTCGGACTGCTCGTGGCGAGCCGGGCGCAGACGGTCGAGGGCGTGTCGGGCCTGATGAACCTGGTGATGGTGCCCATGTGGGTCTTTTCCGGCGTGTTCTTCGCCTCCGAGAATTTTCCGGAGGCGATGCAGCCGTTCATCTCGCTGCTGCCGCTCACGGCGCTGAACCAGGCGCTGCGCGGGGTGATGATTGACGGGAGCGGGCTGCCGACGCTCACGCCCCAGGTGACGATTCTCGTCGGATGGACGCTCGTGAGTTTCACGGCGGCGCTCCGGCTCTTCCGCTGGCGCTGA